In one window of Deltaproteobacteria bacterium DNA:
- a CDS encoding UPF0280 family protein, which translates to MKGEERTYRRLSARPGLTGFRVVVKETDLHVQAALDLADDTRELVLLHRGHLEAYIAQNPDFLTTLDPWPLTGPAACVVRLMAEAGRAAGVGPMAAVAGAMAQLVGEGLLGRSREVIVENGGDIWAKVEGPFTVAVHAGKSPLSGKVGLKVDGQREAVSICTSSATVGHSLSLGKADAAVVVARSAALADACATALGNRVKDAGTLAPALEFVSGIPYVLGAVAIIGDKMAAWGGIELTPLGR; encoded by the coding sequence GTGAAGGGCGAGGAAAGGACCTACAGGCGGCTTTCGGCCAGGCCCGGATTGACCGGCTTCCGGGTTGTGGTGAAGGAGACCGACCTTCACGTCCAGGCGGCGCTCGACCTCGCCGACGATACGCGGGAGCTTGTCCTTCTCCATAGGGGGCACCTGGAAGCCTACATCGCCCAAAACCCGGATTTTCTCACCACCCTCGATCCCTGGCCGCTTACGGGTCCGGCTGCGTGCGTGGTGAGGCTCATGGCAGAGGCGGGCCGGGCCGCAGGTGTGGGGCCCATGGCGGCTGTGGCCGGGGCAATGGCCCAGCTTGTGGGCGAGGGCCTTTTGGGGCGCTCCCGCGAGGTGATTGTGGAAAACGGCGGGGACATCTGGGCGAAGGTCGAGGGGCCTTTCACGGTGGCCGTTCACGCCGGAAAATCGCCCCTTTCGGGAAAGGTGGGGCTCAAGGTGGACGGCCAGAGAGAGGCGGTTTCGATCTGCACATCCTCGGCCACGGTGGGCCATTCGCTGTCCTTGGGAAAGGCCGACGCCGCAGTGGTGGTGGCCCGCTCGGCGGCTCTGGCCGACGCCTGCGCCACCGCCCTGGGAAACAGGGTGAAAGACGCAGGAACCCTTGCCCCGGCACTTGAATTTGTGAGCGGCATACCGTATGTTCTGGGAGCCGTGGCCATCATCGGAGACAAAATGGCCGCGTGGGGCGGGATCGAACTTACGCCCTTAGGGCGTTAA
- a CDS encoding CBS domain-containing protein, with amino-acid sequence MTIENIMLKSVGTVLPDTPFSDLLSTHLKSESRQLYVVDEKGRLLGVLSNYDLLKLIAPDYLDSNLARSLHEDGRFFGDFIEKMKNKTAKDLMVKEFVAVKPGETVLEASILIREKRFFALPVVDENNILLGEVARSQILAHVARACGIS; translated from the coding sequence ATGACCATCGAAAACATCATGCTGAAAAGCGTGGGAACCGTTCTGCCCGACACGCCCTTTTCGGATCTTCTGTCTACGCATCTCAAAAGCGAAAGCCGCCAGCTTTACGTGGTGGACGAAAAGGGCCGCCTTCTGGGGGTCTTGAGCAATTATGACCTGCTGAAACTCATAGCCCCGGATTACCTCGATTCCAACCTTGCCCGCTCCCTTCACGAGGATGGCCGGTTCTTCGGCGATTTTATCGAAAAGATGAAAAATAAGACCGCCAAAGACCTGATGGTGAAGGAATTCGTGGCGGTGAAGCCGGGCGAAACCGTTCTGGAGGCGAGCATTCTGATAAGGGAAAAGCGCTTCTTCGCCCTACCTGTTGTGGATGAAAACAACATCCTTCTGGGCGAGGTTGCCCGGAGCCAGATACTGGCGCACGTGGCCAGGGCCTGCGGAATCTCCTGA
- a CDS encoding AAA family ATPase, translating to MNRNLVFDPDYSVIDILWSQPKAVLVRARSAKRLCAVILKIARDGGDPAAKGAWEREYELLKFLAQDGADAPLGLESWNGLPVLVLPDTGALPLSRHDPKAFAEPVRFLPAALEICAALEKLHVSGLIHQFLTPDNILVNGANLKAGLMGLGHASPFFRKARGAFDRRIREGGLQYVAPEQTGMINRLMDSRTDVYALGCIFFAMLAGRAACESENASDIMAFHLAGRASLESANPEVSPAIAAVVEKCLQKEPDERYQTVSGLSADLQTCLLRARKGGKIASFTPGRHDVSPNLRPPGKLVGRNDQIRGLFKAVLRVAEGGYGSVFVSGLPGVGKTALVSEIFPLVVEKKMTLLSGRFEPVVENRPYAAICQAVSAWAMSLKWEDEERKRDWTERLGRALGELGRVIIDLAPESAFLFDTAEPLPDFPPREAQGRFFLALSRFFSAFAEEEGLVLFLDDLQWADQSTLSFIAQAAAGSISGRFLLIGAFRENELAQKSPLRDTLAAISGQGEAGMVLNIAPLRIEETRALVEELCGGVPPSGDELVNRVFSGTSGNPFYVREILHAFVEDGCLFFDRRRKRFSFNAEKAGERVAARDQRAILRDQIFSLSERCREMLCVAAAVGNVFSPGTVARILGEPPGQVSFYLAEAAARELIRPVSGRTGGHWLNFSHDHVREEAYSLLPEDRAAVLHLALSRQEHPGADPAEAAFFAADHVNLARNLISGEKDRMDAALKDLAAGRLAREAAAFGPAWRYLSAAVSFLPENAWKRRYRVTLEIYTAAAEAAYLAADKDVASRLSGVIMKQARSKMDRAEALRVAFIALLAKNRLSEALSNGLSALRLLGVHAPTNPGRIHILYYFLMARLNLPRRKWNSLLERPDNFTARRNLVMSVYMDIALAAFGARPNLTVVAILHMVSMISRGAASPQTASVMASYGFLLFQDGRVDEAYEAGLLAEKLQQRWPGHHSEATTLCLVDSMVRPWTEHMRKSVSGLDKAYESGIRAGNFEWGTMAAWVKCYILFYAGEELSSVDCEMRRLLDEFKAMGQEKGVLYLEMDHYPILALSGVSEKELYERREMFRDSGEERRLLGENDEIALSILYTNRMLVDYFFGRYESAAASGRNFDRWINGAAGCQALPISATFDCLSMLALPDPFVDKKRLEKKIARLAGWAKHCPANNLHKLNLVNAEMARVSGRPDEAARLYAAAIEGAKEFGFLNFEALGLELFAKFRLSNDEIPEGMELMGKARSAYAAWGATAKVKSLDEKFGMVFLRPCGKLAEAPVRQERPALASLADTAGVLADMEAKLLASAPEDRAGLFLKLLCKLAGASAGFIFVKGQRVLAVRAVWGEGAGDCEDAAASITGDELARFFARKAVSLSDWVLAPDLSKADLPQKYRRAGSSAARSILCGPVEMEWKKGAIYLENRFLKDAFDPARVNLVKKAARMFSGLEEPLGRFNRR from the coding sequence ATGAACCGGAACCTTGTTTTCGATCCCGATTACTCGGTTATCGATATTTTATGGTCCCAGCCGAAAGCCGTGCTGGTGCGCGCCCGTTCGGCCAAAAGGCTGTGCGCGGTAATCCTCAAGATCGCCCGCGACGGGGGCGACCCCGCCGCAAAGGGCGCATGGGAGCGGGAATACGAGCTTCTGAAGTTTCTTGCGCAGGATGGGGCCGACGCCCCCCTTGGCCTTGAGTCATGGAACGGCCTGCCTGTCCTGGTGCTGCCAGACACGGGGGCCCTGCCCCTTTCCCGCCATGACCCGAAAGCCTTTGCCGAGCCTGTGCGGTTCCTTCCGGCGGCTTTGGAAATCTGCGCCGCGCTGGAAAAACTGCACGTCAGCGGGCTCATCCATCAGTTCCTCACCCCGGACAACATTCTCGTAAACGGCGCCAACTTAAAGGCCGGGCTCATGGGCCTTGGCCACGCCTCCCCGTTTTTCCGCAAGGCTCGCGGGGCCTTTGACCGGCGCATACGGGAGGGCGGCCTTCAATACGTGGCCCCGGAACAGACCGGCATGATAAACCGGCTGATGGACAGCCGCACGGACGTCTACGCCCTGGGGTGCATTTTTTTCGCCATGCTTGCGGGGCGGGCTGCATGCGAAAGCGAAAACGCCTCCGACATAATGGCCTTTCATCTGGCGGGCCGGGCGTCCCTGGAAAGCGCCAATCCTGAAGTATCGCCGGCCATAGCCGCAGTGGTGGAAAAATGCCTGCAAAAGGAGCCCGATGAAAGGTACCAGACAGTAAGCGGGCTTTCGGCGGACCTGCAAACCTGCCTTCTGAGAGCCCGAAAAGGCGGGAAAATCGCCTCGTTCACTCCGGGCCGCCATGACGTAAGCCCGAATCTGCGGCCTCCGGGAAAACTGGTTGGAAGAAATGACCAGATAAGGGGCCTTTTCAAGGCGGTTCTGCGGGTTGCCGAAGGAGGATACGGGTCGGTTTTCGTATCGGGCCTTCCGGGGGTCGGGAAGACCGCCCTTGTCTCGGAAATTTTTCCCCTTGTTGTAGAAAAGAAGATGACGCTTCTGTCCGGCAGGTTCGAGCCGGTGGTGGAAAACCGTCCCTATGCGGCCATCTGCCAGGCTGTTTCCGCCTGGGCCATGTCCCTCAAATGGGAGGACGAAGAAAGGAAAAGGGACTGGACGGAGAGACTCGGCAGGGCCTTGGGAGAGCTTGGAAGGGTCATCATCGATCTTGCCCCCGAATCGGCCTTTCTCTTCGACACGGCTGAACCCCTGCCGGATTTTCCCCCAAGGGAAGCCCAGGGCAGGTTCTTTCTTGCGCTTTCCAGGTTTTTTTCAGCCTTTGCCGAGGAAGAGGGCCTGGTGCTTTTTCTGGATGACCTGCAATGGGCCGACCAGTCCACGCTTTCATTCATCGCCCAGGCTGCGGCTGGCTCGATTTCCGGGCGCTTTCTTCTGATCGGCGCCTTCCGGGAGAACGAGCTTGCGCAGAAGAGCCCCTTGCGCGACACCCTGGCCGCCATTTCCGGGCAGGGGGAGGCAGGCATGGTTCTCAACATCGCCCCCCTTCGGATCGAAGAGACCAGGGCCCTTGTGGAGGAGCTTTGCGGAGGGGTCCCCCCTTCTGGGGATGAGCTTGTAAACCGGGTATTTTCCGGCACTTCTGGAAATCCTTTTTACGTAAGGGAGATTCTTCACGCCTTTGTGGAGGACGGCTGCCTCTTTTTCGACCGCAGGCGGAAAAGGTTTTCCTTCAACGCCGAAAAGGCGGGGGAGCGGGTGGCGGCCCGCGATCAGCGGGCGATTTTGCGCGACCAGATTTTTTCCCTGTCGGAGCGCTGCCGCGAGATGCTCTGCGTTGCGGCTGCGGTGGGGAACGTTTTCAGCCCAGGAACCGTGGCCAGGATTTTGGGCGAACCCCCCGGCCAGGTGTCGTTTTATCTTGCCGAAGCGGCGGCAAGGGAGCTTATCCGGCCCGTTTCCGGCAGGACAGGGGGCCACTGGCTCAACTTCTCCCACGACCACGTGAGGGAGGAGGCCTACTCCCTGTTGCCGGAGGACCGTGCAGCCGTACTGCACCTCGCTCTTTCCCGCCAGGAGCATCCGGGTGCGGACCCGGCGGAGGCGGCCTTTTTCGCCGCCGACCACGTAAACCTCGCCAGGAACCTGATCAGTGGCGAAAAGGACCGCATGGACGCCGCCCTGAAAGATTTGGCCGCAGGCCGCCTTGCCCGCGAAGCAGCCGCCTTTGGCCCGGCCTGGCGCTACCTTTCGGCAGCGGTTTCCTTTCTGCCCGAAAACGCCTGGAAAAGGCGTTACAGGGTCACCCTTGAAATTTACACCGCAGCCGCAGAGGCCGCCTATCTCGCAGCGGACAAGGACGTGGCGTCCAGGCTTTCCGGTGTCATAATGAAACAGGCCCGCAGCAAAATGGACAGGGCCGAGGCCCTGCGGGTGGCCTTTATTGCCCTGCTGGCGAAAAATCGACTGTCCGAGGCGCTTTCCAACGGGCTTTCCGCGCTTCGCCTGCTGGGGGTGCATGCGCCAACAAATCCGGGCAGAATTCATATCCTGTACTACTTTCTAATGGCCCGGCTGAATCTTCCAAGGCGAAAATGGAACAGCCTCCTTGAAAGACCGGACAACTTCACTGCCAGGCGGAACCTCGTCATGTCCGTTTACATGGACATCGCCCTGGCCGCCTTCGGCGCGAGGCCTAATCTCACCGTGGTGGCGATTTTGCACATGGTGTCCATGATTTCGAGGGGCGCGGCCAGCCCCCAGACGGCATCCGTCATGGCCTCCTACGGATTTCTGCTTTTTCAGGACGGCAGGGTGGACGAGGCCTACGAGGCGGGGCTTCTTGCCGAAAAGCTCCAGCAAAGATGGCCCGGTCATCATTCCGAGGCCACCACCCTGTGCCTGGTGGATTCCATGGTGAGGCCGTGGACGGAGCACATGAGGAAAAGCGTTTCGGGTCTTGACAAGGCATATGAATCCGGAATCCGGGCTGGCAACTTCGAGTGGGGCACAATGGCCGCCTGGGTTAAGTGCTACATCCTTTTTTACGCGGGCGAGGAACTTTCTTCGGTCGACTGCGAGATGCGCAGGCTTTTGGATGAATTCAAGGCAATGGGCCAGGAAAAGGGAGTTCTTTACCTTGAGATGGACCATTATCCGATACTGGCCCTTTCCGGTGTCTCGGAAAAGGAGCTTTACGAGAGGCGGGAGATGTTCAGGGACTCCGGGGAGGAGAGGCGGCTGCTTGGGGAAAACGACGAGATAGCCCTTTCCATCCTTTACACCAACAGGATGCTGGTGGATTATTTTTTTGGGCGTTACGAAAGCGCCGCTGCCAGCGGAAGGAATTTCGACCGTTGGATAAACGGGGCCGCCGGATGCCAGGCCCTGCCCATAAGCGCAACCTTCGACTGCCTTTCCATGCTGGCCCTGCCGGACCCGTTCGTTGACAAAAAGCGCCTGGAAAAAAAGATAGCCCGCCTGGCGGGCTGGGCGAAACACTGCCCCGCAAACAACCTCCACAAGCTAAACCTTGTGAACGCCGAAATGGCGAGGGTTTCCGGCAGGCCGGATGAGGCCGCCCGGCTTTACGCGGCGGCCATCGAGGGAGCGAAGGAGTTCGGCTTCCTGAACTTCGAGGCCCTGGGCCTTGAACTTTTCGCCAAGTTCCGCCTCTCGAACGATGAAATCCCGGAAGGCATGGAACTCATGGGAAAGGCCAGAAGCGCCTATGCCGCCTGGGGGGCAACGGCCAAGGTGAAAAGCCTGGATGAGAAATTCGGCATGGTCTTTCTGCGTCCCTGCGGAAAACTGGCCGAAGCCCCGGTCCGTCAGGAGCGCCCGGCCCTGGCATCCCTTGCGGATACGGCGGGCGTGCTGGCCGACATGGAGGCTAAGCTTTTGGCATCGGCCCCGGAGGACCGGGCGGGGCTTTTCCTGAAACTTTTATGCAAGCTTGCCGGGGCCTCCGCCGGGTTCATTTTCGTAAAGGGGCAGAGAGTGCTGGCCGTGAGGGCCGTATGGGGAGAAGGCGCAGGCGACTGCGAGGACGCCGCAGCCTCCATCACCGGAGACGAACTGGCCCGCTTCTTCGCCCGCAAGGCCGTAAGCCTTTCCGACTGGGTGCTTGCGCCCGATCTTTCAAAAGCGGATCTGCCCCAAAAATACCGCAGGGCGGGCTCTTCCGCAGCCCGTTCGATCCTGTGCGGCCCGGTTGAAATGGAGTGGAAAAAGGGGGCTATCTACCTTGAAAACCGGTTCCTGAAAGACGCCTTTGATCCGGCGCGGGTGAACCTCGTGAAAAAGGCGGCCCGGATGTTTTCGGGCCTGGAAGAGCCCTTGGGCAGATTCAACCGCAGGTAG
- a CDS encoding SpoIIE family protein phosphatase gives METVLHNPARRAVKIEGALSASVTAASGKAESGHGNGDCLLLDFGRAFFAVADASERHPRASREFLGRIMAALGDGPVPAESEELLALLNSCYAEQPYSRTATFCGVCLENRGGILSALIANGGDSFCAIADGISGEILYKTPPDMCFAGRSLCVGTVARVPLSTGRERIILATDGLIDLARALKLSPMSMCGQYAALYPPDEAADRLSRYLARNAETLCHDDVALLVLNPHALTRFDLPPLWLGGTGRNEERKFRESAPALADRWLPWPSE, from the coding sequence TTGGAAACAGTTCTTCATAATCCGGCGCGGCGGGCCGTAAAAATCGAGGGCGCGCTTTCAGCCTCCGTTACTGCCGCCAGCGGCAAGGCCGAGAGCGGGCACGGAAACGGCGACTGCCTTCTTCTCGATTTCGGGCGGGCCTTCTTCGCCGTGGCGGACGCAAGCGAGCGCCACCCCCGCGCCTCCCGCGAATTCCTTGGCCGGATAATGGCGGCCCTTGGGGACGGCCCTGTGCCAGCAGAATCGGAAGAATTGCTGGCGCTACTCAATTCCTGTTACGCGGAGCAGCCCTACAGCCGCACCGCCACCTTCTGCGGGGTGTGCCTGGAAAACCGGGGGGGGATACTCTCGGCCCTGATAGCCAACGGAGGGGACAGCTTCTGCGCCATCGCGGACGGAATCTCAGGCGAAATCCTGTATAAAACTCCGCCCGACATGTGCTTTGCGGGAAGAAGCCTCTGCGTGGGGACGGTGGCGAGGGTTCCCCTTTCAACGGGCCGGGAGCGGATAATTCTCGCCACGGACGGGCTCATTGACCTTGCCCGCGCCCTCAAACTTTCGCCGATGTCCATGTGCGGCCAGTACGCGGCCCTTTATCCGCCCGATGAAGCGGCTGACCGGCTTTCGCGCTATCTTGCCCGGAACGCGGAAACTCTCTGCCACGACGACGTGGCGCTTCTGGTGCTCAACCCCCACGCCCTTACCCGCTTTGACCTGCCCCCCTTATGGCTCGGCGGCACTGGCCGCAACGAGGAGCGCAAGTTCCGGGAATCCGCCCCCGCTCTTGCCGACAGGTGGCTCCCCTGGCCTTCGGAATAG
- a CDS encoding HigA family addiction module antidote protein translates to MSETIILDPVHPGEILLEDFMEPLGLSQTRLGIELKIPPARVNEIVHGKRGISADTALRLARFFGVSPEFWLGLQMDYDLDVAKDKSLKAIQEEIRPRTNEQIPTE, encoded by the coding sequence ATGTCTGAAACCATCATTTTAGATCCGGTCCATCCCGGCGAAATTCTCCTTGAGGATTTCATGGAGCCCCTGGGCCTGAGCCAGACCCGGCTTGGAATCGAACTTAAGATACCACCTGCGAGGGTGAATGAGATTGTCCACGGCAAGCGTGGTATATCCGCCGACACGGCCCTCAGGCTGGCTCGCTTCTTCGGAGTTTCCCCTGAGTTCTGGCTTGGGCTCCAGATGGATTACGATCTGGACGTGGCCAAGGACAAATCCTTGAAGGCCATCCAGGAGGAAATCAGGCCACGGACGAATGAGCAGATTCCAACGGAATAG
- a CDS encoding type II toxin-antitoxin system RelE/ParE family toxin codes for MIKTFATKETEALFKDRECPAKWQSVAKSAFKTLRMLNRAQSLNDLAVIPGNRLEKLHGDMSGRHSIRVNNRFRATFRWENGEAFEVKIEDYH; via the coding sequence ATGATTAAAACCTTTGCAACAAAGGAAACCGAAGCCCTTTTCAAAGACAGGGAGTGTCCCGCCAAATGGCAATCAGTGGCGAAATCGGCCTTCAAGACATTGCGGATGCTCAACAGGGCTCAAAGCCTCAATGATTTGGCTGTAATTCCGGGAAACCGCCTGGAAAAACTCCATGGAGACATGAGCGGAAGGCATTCCATCAGAGTCAACAACCGGTTTAGGGCGACCTTCCGATGGGAAAACGGGGAGGCTTTTGAAGTAAAAATTGAAGATTACCACTAA
- a CDS encoding Zn-ribbon domain-containing OB-fold protein — translation MITSDQAQPFNYAVGLYGSKFFQELKDNRRIVGSKCHKCGKVYVPPRKVCGGCFCENTEFVEVGPQGTIGTYTIVRYTFIDPETGKQKPVPYGYGFIRFDGADTLFQHFVELSDDRPLKIGARVEPVFADVMKGTIRDILYFRIID, via the coding sequence ATAATTACTTCGGACCAGGCCCAGCCCTTCAACTACGCGGTGGGGCTTTACGGAAGCAAGTTCTTCCAGGAGTTGAAAGACAACCGCCGGATCGTGGGCTCGAAATGCCACAAATGCGGCAAGGTTTACGTGCCTCCAAGGAAGGTCTGCGGCGGCTGCTTCTGCGAGAACACGGAGTTCGTGGAAGTCGGCCCGCAAGGCACCATCGGCACCTACACCATTGTACGCTACACCTTCATCGACCCCGAAACGGGCAAGCAGAAACCGGTGCCCTACGGCTACGGGTTCATCCGCTTCGACGGTGCGGACACCCTCTTCCAGCACTTCGTTGAACTATCCGACGACCGCCCCTTAAAAATCGGCGCACGGGTGGAGCCGGTCTTCGCGGACGTCATGAAGGGCACAATCAGGGACATCCTTTATTTCAGGATCATTGACTGA
- a CDS encoding thiolase family protein, which translates to MGKRVAVVGTGQTIHKSHRPDVTGQELIAEAVQKALGDAELKISDIDAIVIGNMDHFEGINYVDCWSVAGSGGVMRPIIKLTTGGTTGSTLAIGGYHMVASGLFDKVLVIGWEKNSESDTTGAITTAFDPIWDRLVFAGAIAGLAAEGMAYKTEFGLTDRDAARVSVRDRRHACNNPHAQLHKEITIEDVLESPMLSDPIHLLDVCPRTDGACAVIMASEDCAEKICPTPAWIWGTANRHTYTYVGDVNLGQIDSMKYAALDLFGKAGIKEPRKEIDVIELYQPYSFAGIIWIEAMGIVPRGKGTEYIWSGATDMGGEIPINPSGGVIACNPIGATGLIRCAEASMQIMGKADKRQVPDVKMAVSTGFGGCFWTDMLLYGKKKPS; encoded by the coding sequence ATGGGAAAACGAGTAGCCGTAGTCGGCACCGGCCAGACCATTCACAAGAGCCACCGGCCAGACGTCACCGGCCAGGAGCTGATCGCCGAGGCGGTACAGAAGGCCCTTGGCGACGCAGAGCTTAAAATAAGCGACATCGACGCCATAGTCATCGGCAACATGGACCATTTCGAGGGCATCAACTACGTGGACTGCTGGAGCGTGGCAGGCTCCGGCGGCGTGATGAGGCCCATAATCAAGCTCACCACCGGCGGCACAACCGGCTCGACGCTGGCCATAGGCGGCTACCACATGGTGGCCTCCGGGCTTTTCGACAAGGTGCTGGTCATCGGCTGGGAAAAGAACTCCGAAAGCGACACAACGGGCGCGATAACCACCGCCTTTGACCCCATCTGGGACAGGCTTGTGTTCGCCGGGGCCATAGCGGGCCTTGCCGCCGAGGGCATGGCCTACAAGACCGAGTTCGGCCTTACCGACCGCGACGCCGCCAGGGTCTCGGTCCGGGACCGCCGCCACGCCTGCAACAACCCCCACGCCCAGCTTCACAAGGAAATCACAATAGAAGACGTTTTGGAGTCCCCCATGCTCTCGGACCCCATTCATCTTCTGGATGTCTGCCCCCGCACCGACGGGGCCTGCGCGGTCATCATGGCAAGCGAAGACTGCGCGGAGAAAATCTGCCCGACTCCGGCCTGGATTTGGGGAACCGCCAACCGCCACACTTACACCTACGTGGGCGACGTGAACTTGGGCCAGATAGATTCCATGAAATACGCGGCCCTGGACCTTTTCGGCAAGGCCGGAATCAAAGAACCGCGCAAGGAAATAGACGTCATAGAACTTTACCAGCCCTATTCCTTCGCGGGCATAATCTGGATAGAGGCAATGGGTATCGTGCCGCGTGGCAAGGGCACCGAATACATCTGGAGCGGGGCAACCGACATGGGCGGCGAGATTCCCATAAACCCGTCGGGCGGCGTCATAGCCTGCAACCCCATCGGAGCCACCGGGCTCATCCGCTGCGCCGAAGCATCCATGCAGATAATGGGGAAAGCCGACAAAAGACAGGTGCCGGACGTCAAGATGGCCGTCTCCACCGGCTTCGGCGGATGCTTTTGGACGGATATGCTGCTCTATGGAAAAAAGAAGCCCAGCTAA
- a CDS encoding thiolase family protein, translating to MENIAIVGMGMTRIEANKVSENFADMVWEAVNKALDDAGLTIDDVDNVITTSNDFWDGRTISCMAVGDASGVRNKNCSCVEGDGTFGAFYGLTRILSGSYGTTLVTAHTKGSESVSSLITNAAFDPVYERALGMDMITAAALQANIYMARTGTTSEDLARVSVKNHGNALHNPYAQLPAKITVDEVLKSEMIADPLHKLDCSPVSDGACAIILAREDRAKKAKTKPVWVKGVSFCSDAYHLGDRDLSDPKSLKVAAKKAYAMAGITDPAKQIDLCEVYDAFTHQELMWLEGLGLAEAGKARDDLKSGRFNVTGALPVNASGGLLSGHPVIAAGLIRMAECVRQLRGEAGAVQAKKAKTAVAQGVNGLCGQSHCVWVLKSEK from the coding sequence ATGGAAAACATAGCGATCGTCGGCATGGGCATGACGAGGATAGAGGCCAACAAGGTCTCGGAGAACTTCGCCGACATGGTGTGGGAGGCCGTGAACAAAGCCCTTGACGATGCTGGCCTCACCATAGACGACGTGGATAACGTCATCACCACCTCCAACGACTTCTGGGACGGACGCACCATCTCCTGCATGGCCGTGGGCGACGCTTCGGGTGTGCGCAACAAGAACTGCTCCTGCGTGGAGGGCGACGGCACCTTCGGGGCCTTCTACGGGCTCACCCGCATACTTTCGGGCTCTTACGGCACGACCCTGGTGACGGCCCACACCAAGGGCAGCGAGTCGGTTTCAAGCCTCATCACAAACGCGGCCTTCGACCCGGTTTACGAGCGGGCTTTAGGCATGGACATGATAACCGCCGCCGCGCTTCAGGCCAACATCTACATGGCCAGGACCGGGACGACCTCCGAGGACCTCGCGCGGGTGTCGGTGAAAAACCACGGCAACGCCCTCCACAACCCCTATGCCCAGCTTCCGGCAAAGATTACGGTGGATGAGGTTCTGAAAAGCGAGATGATCGCCGACCCCCTTCACAAGCTGGACTGCTCGCCGGTGTCGGACGGGGCCTGCGCCATAATTCTGGCCCGCGAGGACCGGGCCAAAAAAGCAAAAACCAAGCCGGTATGGGTGAAGGGGGTGAGTTTCTGCTCGGACGCCTACCACCTTGGCGACCGCGACCTAAGCGACCCCAAGAGCCTTAAGGTCGCCGCAAAAAAGGCCTACGCCATGGCCGGAATCACGGACCCCGCCAAACAGATTGATCTTTGCGAGGTTTACGACGCCTTCACCCACCAGGAGCTTATGTGGCTTGAGGGCCTTGGCCTTGCCGAAGCCGGAAAGGCCAGGGACGATCTCAAAAGCGGGCGCTTCAATGTAACAGGCGCTCTTCCGGTCAACGCATCCGGCGGGCTTCTTTCGGGTCATCCGGTCATCGCGGCGGGCCTCATCCGCATGGCCGAATGCGTGCGGCAGCTTAGGGGGGAGGCGGGCGCGGTCCAGGCGAAAAAGGCCAAAACGGCGGTGGCTCAGGGTGTCAACGGTCTTTGCGGCCAGTCCCACTGCGTGTGGGTTCTCAAAAGCGAAAAGTAG
- a CDS encoding Zn-ribbon domain-containing OB-fold protein, giving the protein MNIDQDLGKVAPQVYQSKINVPYSWWAGDTAAAFFARLAEKSIVAGRCEACGAVSVPPRKACPGCGGDAIAEKALPGGGTVTGFTVARRKLAALGTKKVPVIFALIALDGADNAFLHILDGCAPEDVKIGMRVKPVFADDPKGGILDIAHFEPA; this is encoded by the coding sequence ATGAACATTGACCAGGACTTGGGGAAAGTCGCCCCGCAGGTTTACCAGAGCAAGATCAACGTGCCCTACAGCTGGTGGGCGGGCGACACCGCCGCCGCCTTTTTCGCGCGCCTTGCGGAAAAATCCATCGTTGCGGGCCGCTGCGAGGCCTGCGGCGCGGTGAGCGTGCCGCCCCGCAAGGCATGCCCCGGCTGCGGCGGGGACGCCATAGCCGAAAAGGCCCTGCCCGGAGGCGGGACGGTCACGGGCTTCACCGTGGCCCGCCGGAAGCTGGCGGCGCTGGGAACCAAAAAAGTGCCGGTGATTTTCGCCCTCATCGCCCTTGACGGAGCCGACAACGCCTTTTTGCACATCCTGGACGGCTGCGCCCCCGAAGATGTCAAAATCGGGATGAGGGTAAAGCCCGTGTTCGCGGATGACCCCAAGGGCGGGATACTCGATATCGCCCACTTTGAACCGGCATAG